The following are from one region of the Syngnathus acus chromosome 10, fSynAcu1.2, whole genome shotgun sequence genome:
- the map7d3 gene encoding ensconsin isoform X7 produces the protein MAEGTVTLKGLRSQIAAAAQAQAEERRSQAVSPALSANTAAKPHGPRPVLDGATLRVDDRLRVAKERREEADRQQALRDSQIMERERKAKMQVERQQEERHKKATEQRRKEEQKRQAVEEKRKQKQEEEKEHYAAVMRRTLERSQRADQRQKRWSWGGLSTDSDGRAGDSDAGASSPVAIAISPASPEKPPRNTQDKRSTSITNLKQPSEASITKRLSSSSATLVKTPDKTRKQPTCAVDGGVISRLLTPTQASLARSKSAAALSPEGTNAPASANPIHPPRGPLRSRSIDRQKNGMTTSVSADGALDPSLTKQEKTSTSSGRQRPPSPSIPMGRTRSPSPAPKPSPKRTPSPAASKQNSKARPPSPAAKQSTPSPQPTSAKPPPIQKPALTPPGPPTLRKRDSRSKDMLLPLQPGLAHSSDSSKSKEKDDSKAGTNSAAEAAKLLAEHRRQMREQKEKDEQLRIQREEEEKLRKEEEERLAEEARLKRQEEEKKLAEERKVKEEEEALRAEEERERLEAEEALKQAELQKEREEAEAKALEEAERVRQERDRIMQQNQQERMERKKRIEEIMKRTRKGDGNDFKRDDDKDQDDNEDGMDPFDAKSESQMGDLAMEMHGCGDGVPQREEPVGCLNGRGEADDKENNNAPDETQAVSLVQKSRLAEGSEFLNEQDSAKVELVPGLGGKSNQWSFEELMDRNAKTHALIGAEDCSPVLINCDGTDGTKGSPVNSLHSSSQAIEALSVGGGQGEM, from the exons CTGCAGCTGCGCAGGCCCAAGCCGAGGAGCGGCGCAGCCAGGCCGTGAGTCCAGCACTGTCTGCAAACACAGCAGCCAAACCTCACGGCCCTCGGCCAG TCCTCGACGGCGCCACACTTCGAGTGGACGATCGACTGCGGGTAGCAAAGGAGAGACGAGAGGAGGCTGACAGGCAACAAG CTTTGCGTGACTCTCAGATCATGGAGCGTGAGCGCAAGGCCAAAATGCAAGTGGAGCGTCAGCAGGAGGAACGTCACAAGAAGGCCACGGAGCAGCGACGGAAAGAGGAGCAGAAGCGTCAGGCTgtggaggagaagaggaagcagaaacaggaagaggagaag GAGCATTACGCGGCAGTGATGAGACGAACGTTAGAGCGAAGCCAGAGGGCCGACCAGAGACAGAAGAGGTGGTCCTGGGGAGGATTGTCAACAGACTCGGATGGACGAGCAG GAGACTCGGACGCCGGCGCCTCATCTCCAGTAGCTATAGCAATCTCCCCTGCTTCGCCAGAAAAGCCACCCAGGAACACTCAAG ACAAGCGCTCCACATCCATCACCAACCTCAAACAGCCGTCAGAGGCTAGCATCACCAAACGCCTATCCTCGTCCTCTGCCACCCTCGTCAAAACTCCTGACAAAA CTCGCAAGCAACCGACTTGCGCCGTGGATGGAGGGGTCATTAGTCGCCTGCTCACTCCCACCCAGGCCTCACTAGCTAGGAGCAAGAGTGCTGCCGCCCTTTCCCCTGAAGGAACCAATGCTCCAG CCTCCGCCAACCCCATACACCCGCCCCGCGGGCCACTGCGCAGTCGCAGCATCGACCGACAGAAGAACGGCATGACCACCTCCGTGTCGGCAGACGGAGCCCTCGACCCCTCACTG ACCAAGCAGGAAAAAACGTCTACCTCATCCGGGCGACAGCGCCCGCCCTCCCCGTCCATCCCCATGGGACGCACCCGCTCACCATCCCCCGCCCCAAAACCATCTCCAAAGAGGACTCCTTCTCCAGCAGCTTCAAA GCAAAATTCAAAGGCGCGCCCACCCTCCCCAGCAGCGAAGCAAAGCACCCCATCCCCTCAGCCGACATCTGCTAAACCCCCTCCGATCCAGAAACCAGCTCTGACCCCCCCAGGGCCCCCTACCCTGCGAAAGAGGGACTCCCGCTCAAAGGACATGTTGCTACCCTTACAGCCTGGCTTGGCACACTCGTCCGACTCGAGCAAATCCAAAGAGAAAGACG ATTCTAAGGCTGGAACCAATTCTGCTGCTGAGGCAGCCAAACTCTTGGCAGAGCACCGCAGACAGATGCGTGAGCAGAAAGAGAAAGATGAGCAGCTCAGAATACagcgggaggaggaggagaa GCTCaggaaagaagaggaggagcgcCTGGCAGAGGAGGCCCGGCTGAAGCGccaagaggaggaaaagaagctggcggaggaaagaaaagtgaaggaagaggaggaggcccTAAGAGCAGAGGAAGAGAGGGAGCGACTGGAGGCAGAGGAGGCTCTGAAGCAGGCGGAACTGCAGAAGGAGCGGGAGGAGGCCGAGGCCAAGGCCCTAGAGGAGGCCGAGAGGGTCCGCCAGGAGCGCGACCGCATCATGCAGCAGAACCAACAAGAGCGGATGGAAAGGAAGAAG AGAATTGAAGAAATAATGAAGAGGACTAGGAAAGGGGATGGAAATGACTTTAAG AGGGATGACGACAAGGATCAGGATGACAATGAAGATGGAATGGACCCCTTTGATGCAAAGA GTGAAAGCCAAATGGGCGACCTTGCCATGGAGATGCACGGCTGTGGCGATGGAGTGCCACAAAGAGAAGAACCCGTGGGTTGCCTGAACGGAAGAGGGGAAGCGGACGACAAGGAGAACAACAACGCCCCGGACGAGACTCAGGCAGTCAG TCTAGTTCAAAAGAGCCGGCTGGCGGAAGGCTCGGAGTTCCTGAACGAgcaggactcggccaaagtgGAGCTGGTGCCGGGCCTGGGCGGGAAGTCCAACCAGTGGAGCTTCGAGGAGCTCATGGACCGTAACGCCAAGACTCACGCCCTCATCGGGGCTGAAGATTGTAGCCCGGTCCTGATTAACTGCGATGGGACGGACGGGACCAAAGGAAGCCCCGTGAACTCGCTGCATTCCTCCAGTCAAGCCATAGAGGCTCTTTCAG TGGGAGGAGGCCAAGGTGAAATGTAA
- the map7d3 gene encoding ensconsin isoform X4, with translation MAEGTVTLKGLRSQIAAAAQAQAEERRSQAVSPALSANTAAKPHGPRPVLDGATLRVDDRLRVAKERREEADRQQALRDSQIMERERKAKMQVERQQEERHKKATEQRRKEEQKRQAVEEKRKQKQEEEKEHYAAVMRRTLERSQRADQRQKRWSWGGLSTDSDGRADKRSTSITNLKQPSEASITKRLSSSSATLVKTPDKSIKSRSVSCNRLLRKDSAAKEEGKKLQAESTGASMKTRSSSLTRVSVGRAQTPAKAAKGTSDNQARKQPTCAVDGGVISRLLTPTQASLARSKSAAALSPEGTNAPASANPIHPPRGPLRSRSIDRQKNGMTTSVSADGALDPSLTKQEKTSTSSGRQRPPSPSIPMGRTRSPSPAPKPSPKRTPSPAASKQNSKARPPSPAAKQSTPSPQPTSAKPPPIQKPALTPPGPPTLRKRDSRSKDMLLPLQPGLAHSSDSSKSKEKDDSKAGTNSAAEAAKLLAEHRRQMREQKEKDEQLRIQREEEEKLRKEEEERLAEEARLKRQEEEKKLAEERKVKEEEEALRAEEERERLEAEEALKQAELQKEREEAEAKALEEAERVRQERDRIMQQNQQERMERKKRIEEIMKRTRKGDGNDFKRDDDKDQDDNEDGMDPFDAKSESQMGDLAMEMHGCGDGVPQREEPVGCLNGRGEADDKENNNAPDETQAVSLVQKSRLAEGSEFLNEQDSAKVELVPGLGGKSNQWSFEELMDRNAKTHALIGAEDCSPVLINCDGTDGTKGSPVNSLHSSSQAIEALSVGGGQGEM, from the exons CTGCAGCTGCGCAGGCCCAAGCCGAGGAGCGGCGCAGCCAGGCCGTGAGTCCAGCACTGTCTGCAAACACAGCAGCCAAACCTCACGGCCCTCGGCCAG TCCTCGACGGCGCCACACTTCGAGTGGACGATCGACTGCGGGTAGCAAAGGAGAGACGAGAGGAGGCTGACAGGCAACAAG CTTTGCGTGACTCTCAGATCATGGAGCGTGAGCGCAAGGCCAAAATGCAAGTGGAGCGTCAGCAGGAGGAACGTCACAAGAAGGCCACGGAGCAGCGACGGAAAGAGGAGCAGAAGCGTCAGGCTgtggaggagaagaggaagcagaaacaggaagaggagaag GAGCATTACGCGGCAGTGATGAGACGAACGTTAGAGCGAAGCCAGAGGGCCGACCAGAGACAGAAGAGGTGGTCCTGGGGAGGATTGTCAACAGACTCGGATGGACGAGCAG ACAAGCGCTCCACATCCATCACCAACCTCAAACAGCCGTCAGAGGCTAGCATCACCAAACGCCTATCCTCGTCCTCTGCCACCCTCGTCAAAACTCCTGACAAAA GTATAAAATCCAGGAGTGTGTCTTGTAACCGTTTGCTTCGGAAAGACAGTGCTGCTAAGGAGGAAGGCAAAAAGCTGCAGGCGGAGTCGACAG GTGCTTCCATGAAGACGAGGAGTTCATCCCTCACACGAGTAAGTGTGGGCAGAGCGCAGACTCCTGCCAAGGCTGCTAAGGGGACGTCAGACAATCAAG CTCGCAAGCAACCGACTTGCGCCGTGGATGGAGGGGTCATTAGTCGCCTGCTCACTCCCACCCAGGCCTCACTAGCTAGGAGCAAGAGTGCTGCCGCCCTTTCCCCTGAAGGAACCAATGCTCCAG CCTCCGCCAACCCCATACACCCGCCCCGCGGGCCACTGCGCAGTCGCAGCATCGACCGACAGAAGAACGGCATGACCACCTCCGTGTCGGCAGACGGAGCCCTCGACCCCTCACTG ACCAAGCAGGAAAAAACGTCTACCTCATCCGGGCGACAGCGCCCGCCCTCCCCGTCCATCCCCATGGGACGCACCCGCTCACCATCCCCCGCCCCAAAACCATCTCCAAAGAGGACTCCTTCTCCAGCAGCTTCAAA GCAAAATTCAAAGGCGCGCCCACCCTCCCCAGCAGCGAAGCAAAGCACCCCATCCCCTCAGCCGACATCTGCTAAACCCCCTCCGATCCAGAAACCAGCTCTGACCCCCCCAGGGCCCCCTACCCTGCGAAAGAGGGACTCCCGCTCAAAGGACATGTTGCTACCCTTACAGCCTGGCTTGGCACACTCGTCCGACTCGAGCAAATCCAAAGAGAAAGACG ATTCTAAGGCTGGAACCAATTCTGCTGCTGAGGCAGCCAAACTCTTGGCAGAGCACCGCAGACAGATGCGTGAGCAGAAAGAGAAAGATGAGCAGCTCAGAATACagcgggaggaggaggagaa GCTCaggaaagaagaggaggagcgcCTGGCAGAGGAGGCCCGGCTGAAGCGccaagaggaggaaaagaagctggcggaggaaagaaaagtgaaggaagaggaggaggcccTAAGAGCAGAGGAAGAGAGGGAGCGACTGGAGGCAGAGGAGGCTCTGAAGCAGGCGGAACTGCAGAAGGAGCGGGAGGAGGCCGAGGCCAAGGCCCTAGAGGAGGCCGAGAGGGTCCGCCAGGAGCGCGACCGCATCATGCAGCAGAACCAACAAGAGCGGATGGAAAGGAAGAAG AGAATTGAAGAAATAATGAAGAGGACTAGGAAAGGGGATGGAAATGACTTTAAG AGGGATGACGACAAGGATCAGGATGACAATGAAGATGGAATGGACCCCTTTGATGCAAAGA GTGAAAGCCAAATGGGCGACCTTGCCATGGAGATGCACGGCTGTGGCGATGGAGTGCCACAAAGAGAAGAACCCGTGGGTTGCCTGAACGGAAGAGGGGAAGCGGACGACAAGGAGAACAACAACGCCCCGGACGAGACTCAGGCAGTCAG TCTAGTTCAAAAGAGCCGGCTGGCGGAAGGCTCGGAGTTCCTGAACGAgcaggactcggccaaagtgGAGCTGGTGCCGGGCCTGGGCGGGAAGTCCAACCAGTGGAGCTTCGAGGAGCTCATGGACCGTAACGCCAAGACTCACGCCCTCATCGGGGCTGAAGATTGTAGCCCGGTCCTGATTAACTGCGATGGGACGGACGGGACCAAAGGAAGCCCCGTGAACTCGCTGCATTCCTCCAGTCAAGCCATAGAGGCTCTTTCAG TGGGAGGAGGCCAAGGTGAAATGTAA
- the map7d3 gene encoding ensconsin isoform X1, translating to MAEGTVTLKGLRSQIAAAAQAQAEERRSQAVSPALSANTAAKPHGPRPVLDGATLRVDDRLRVAKERREEADRQQALRDSQIMERERKAKMQVERQQEERHKKATEQRRKEEQKRQAVEEKRKQKQEEEKEHYAAVMRRTLERSQRADQRQKRWSWGGLSTDSDGRAGDSDAGASSPVAIAISPASPEKPPRNTQDKRSTSITNLKQPSEASITKRLSSSSATLVKTPDKSIKSRSVSCNRLLRKDSAAKEEGKKLQAESTGASMKTRSSSLTRVSVGRAQTPAKAAKGTSDNQARKQPTCAVDGGVISRLLTPTQASLARSKSAAALSPEGTNAPASANPIHPPRGPLRSRSIDRQKNGMTTSVSADGALDPSLTKQEKTSTSSGRQRPPSPSIPMGRTRSPSPAPKPSPKRTPSPAASKQNSKARPPSPAAKQSTPSPQPTSAKPPPIQKPALTPPGPPTLRKRDSRSKDMLLPLQPGLAHSSDSSKSKEKDDSKAGTNSAAEAAKLLAEHRRQMREQKEKDEQLRIQREEEEKLRKEEEERLAEEARLKRQEEEKKLAEERKVKEEEEALRAEEERERLEAEEALKQAELQKEREEAEAKALEEAERVRQERDRIMQQNQQERMERKKRIEEIMKRTRKGDGNDFKRDDDKDQDDNEDGMDPFDAKSESQMGDLAMEMHGCGDGVPQREEPVGCLNGRGEADDKENNNAPDETQAVSLVQKSRLAEGSEFLNEQDSAKVELVPGLGGKSNQWSFEELMDRNAKTHALIGAEDCSPVLINCDGTDGTKGSPVNSLHSSSQAIEALSVGGGQGEM from the exons CTGCAGCTGCGCAGGCCCAAGCCGAGGAGCGGCGCAGCCAGGCCGTGAGTCCAGCACTGTCTGCAAACACAGCAGCCAAACCTCACGGCCCTCGGCCAG TCCTCGACGGCGCCACACTTCGAGTGGACGATCGACTGCGGGTAGCAAAGGAGAGACGAGAGGAGGCTGACAGGCAACAAG CTTTGCGTGACTCTCAGATCATGGAGCGTGAGCGCAAGGCCAAAATGCAAGTGGAGCGTCAGCAGGAGGAACGTCACAAGAAGGCCACGGAGCAGCGACGGAAAGAGGAGCAGAAGCGTCAGGCTgtggaggagaagaggaagcagaaacaggaagaggagaag GAGCATTACGCGGCAGTGATGAGACGAACGTTAGAGCGAAGCCAGAGGGCCGACCAGAGACAGAAGAGGTGGTCCTGGGGAGGATTGTCAACAGACTCGGATGGACGAGCAG GAGACTCGGACGCCGGCGCCTCATCTCCAGTAGCTATAGCAATCTCCCCTGCTTCGCCAGAAAAGCCACCCAGGAACACTCAAG ACAAGCGCTCCACATCCATCACCAACCTCAAACAGCCGTCAGAGGCTAGCATCACCAAACGCCTATCCTCGTCCTCTGCCACCCTCGTCAAAACTCCTGACAAAA GTATAAAATCCAGGAGTGTGTCTTGTAACCGTTTGCTTCGGAAAGACAGTGCTGCTAAGGAGGAAGGCAAAAAGCTGCAGGCGGAGTCGACAG GTGCTTCCATGAAGACGAGGAGTTCATCCCTCACACGAGTAAGTGTGGGCAGAGCGCAGACTCCTGCCAAGGCTGCTAAGGGGACGTCAGACAATCAAG CTCGCAAGCAACCGACTTGCGCCGTGGATGGAGGGGTCATTAGTCGCCTGCTCACTCCCACCCAGGCCTCACTAGCTAGGAGCAAGAGTGCTGCCGCCCTTTCCCCTGAAGGAACCAATGCTCCAG CCTCCGCCAACCCCATACACCCGCCCCGCGGGCCACTGCGCAGTCGCAGCATCGACCGACAGAAGAACGGCATGACCACCTCCGTGTCGGCAGACGGAGCCCTCGACCCCTCACTG ACCAAGCAGGAAAAAACGTCTACCTCATCCGGGCGACAGCGCCCGCCCTCCCCGTCCATCCCCATGGGACGCACCCGCTCACCATCCCCCGCCCCAAAACCATCTCCAAAGAGGACTCCTTCTCCAGCAGCTTCAAA GCAAAATTCAAAGGCGCGCCCACCCTCCCCAGCAGCGAAGCAAAGCACCCCATCCCCTCAGCCGACATCTGCTAAACCCCCTCCGATCCAGAAACCAGCTCTGACCCCCCCAGGGCCCCCTACCCTGCGAAAGAGGGACTCCCGCTCAAAGGACATGTTGCTACCCTTACAGCCTGGCTTGGCACACTCGTCCGACTCGAGCAAATCCAAAGAGAAAGACG ATTCTAAGGCTGGAACCAATTCTGCTGCTGAGGCAGCCAAACTCTTGGCAGAGCACCGCAGACAGATGCGTGAGCAGAAAGAGAAAGATGAGCAGCTCAGAATACagcgggaggaggaggagaa GCTCaggaaagaagaggaggagcgcCTGGCAGAGGAGGCCCGGCTGAAGCGccaagaggaggaaaagaagctggcggaggaaagaaaagtgaaggaagaggaggaggcccTAAGAGCAGAGGAAGAGAGGGAGCGACTGGAGGCAGAGGAGGCTCTGAAGCAGGCGGAACTGCAGAAGGAGCGGGAGGAGGCCGAGGCCAAGGCCCTAGAGGAGGCCGAGAGGGTCCGCCAGGAGCGCGACCGCATCATGCAGCAGAACCAACAAGAGCGGATGGAAAGGAAGAAG AGAATTGAAGAAATAATGAAGAGGACTAGGAAAGGGGATGGAAATGACTTTAAG AGGGATGACGACAAGGATCAGGATGACAATGAAGATGGAATGGACCCCTTTGATGCAAAGA GTGAAAGCCAAATGGGCGACCTTGCCATGGAGATGCACGGCTGTGGCGATGGAGTGCCACAAAGAGAAGAACCCGTGGGTTGCCTGAACGGAAGAGGGGAAGCGGACGACAAGGAGAACAACAACGCCCCGGACGAGACTCAGGCAGTCAG TCTAGTTCAAAAGAGCCGGCTGGCGGAAGGCTCGGAGTTCCTGAACGAgcaggactcggccaaagtgGAGCTGGTGCCGGGCCTGGGCGGGAAGTCCAACCAGTGGAGCTTCGAGGAGCTCATGGACCGTAACGCCAAGACTCACGCCCTCATCGGGGCTGAAGATTGTAGCCCGGTCCTGATTAACTGCGATGGGACGGACGGGACCAAAGGAAGCCCCGTGAACTCGCTGCATTCCTCCAGTCAAGCCATAGAGGCTCTTTCAG TGGGAGGAGGCCAAGGTGAAATGTAA
- the map7d3 gene encoding MAP7 domain-containing protein 2 isoform X10 has protein sequence MAEGTVTLKGLRSQIAAAAQAQAEERRSQAVSPALSANTAAKPHGPRPVLDGATLRVDDRLRVAKERREEADRQQALRDSQIMERERKAKMQVERQQEERHKKATEQRRKEEQKRQAVEEKRKQKQEEEKEHYAAVMRRTLERSQRADQRQKRWSWGGLSTDSDGRAGDSDAGASSPVAIAISPASPEKPPRNTQDKRSTSITNLKQPSEASITKRLSSSSATLVKTPDKTSANPIHPPRGPLRSRSIDRQKNGMTTSVSADGALDPSLTKQEKTSTSSGRQRPPSPSIPMGRTRSPSPAPKPSPKRTPSPAASKQNSKARPPSPAAKQSTPSPQPTSAKPPPIQKPALTPPGPPTLRKRDSRSKDMLLPLQPGLAHSSDSSKSKEKDDSKAGTNSAAEAAKLLAEHRRQMREQKEKDEQLRIQREEEEKLRKEEEERLAEEARLKRQEEEKKLAEERKVKEEEEALRAEEERERLEAEEALKQAELQKEREEAEAKALEEAERVRQERDRIMQQNQQERMERKKRIEEIMKRTRKGDGNDFKRDDDKDQDDNEDGMDPFDAKSESQMGDLAMEMHGCGDGVPQREEPVGCLNGRGEADDKENNNAPDETQAVSLVQKSRLAEGSEFLNEQDSAKVELVPGLGGKSNQWSFEELMDRNAKTHALIGAEDCSPVLINCDGTDGTKGSPVNSLHSSSQAIEALSVGGGQGEM, from the exons CTGCAGCTGCGCAGGCCCAAGCCGAGGAGCGGCGCAGCCAGGCCGTGAGTCCAGCACTGTCTGCAAACACAGCAGCCAAACCTCACGGCCCTCGGCCAG TCCTCGACGGCGCCACACTTCGAGTGGACGATCGACTGCGGGTAGCAAAGGAGAGACGAGAGGAGGCTGACAGGCAACAAG CTTTGCGTGACTCTCAGATCATGGAGCGTGAGCGCAAGGCCAAAATGCAAGTGGAGCGTCAGCAGGAGGAACGTCACAAGAAGGCCACGGAGCAGCGACGGAAAGAGGAGCAGAAGCGTCAGGCTgtggaggagaagaggaagcagaaacaggaagaggagaag GAGCATTACGCGGCAGTGATGAGACGAACGTTAGAGCGAAGCCAGAGGGCCGACCAGAGACAGAAGAGGTGGTCCTGGGGAGGATTGTCAACAGACTCGGATGGACGAGCAG GAGACTCGGACGCCGGCGCCTCATCTCCAGTAGCTATAGCAATCTCCCCTGCTTCGCCAGAAAAGCCACCCAGGAACACTCAAG ACAAGCGCTCCACATCCATCACCAACCTCAAACAGCCGTCAGAGGCTAGCATCACCAAACGCCTATCCTCGTCCTCTGCCACCCTCGTCAAAACTCCTGACAAAA CCTCCGCCAACCCCATACACCCGCCCCGCGGGCCACTGCGCAGTCGCAGCATCGACCGACAGAAGAACGGCATGACCACCTCCGTGTCGGCAGACGGAGCCCTCGACCCCTCACTG ACCAAGCAGGAAAAAACGTCTACCTCATCCGGGCGACAGCGCCCGCCCTCCCCGTCCATCCCCATGGGACGCACCCGCTCACCATCCCCCGCCCCAAAACCATCTCCAAAGAGGACTCCTTCTCCAGCAGCTTCAAA GCAAAATTCAAAGGCGCGCCCACCCTCCCCAGCAGCGAAGCAAAGCACCCCATCCCCTCAGCCGACATCTGCTAAACCCCCTCCGATCCAGAAACCAGCTCTGACCCCCCCAGGGCCCCCTACCCTGCGAAAGAGGGACTCCCGCTCAAAGGACATGTTGCTACCCTTACAGCCTGGCTTGGCACACTCGTCCGACTCGAGCAAATCCAAAGAGAAAGACG ATTCTAAGGCTGGAACCAATTCTGCTGCTGAGGCAGCCAAACTCTTGGCAGAGCACCGCAGACAGATGCGTGAGCAGAAAGAGAAAGATGAGCAGCTCAGAATACagcgggaggaggaggagaa GCTCaggaaagaagaggaggagcgcCTGGCAGAGGAGGCCCGGCTGAAGCGccaagaggaggaaaagaagctggcggaggaaagaaaagtgaaggaagaggaggaggcccTAAGAGCAGAGGAAGAGAGGGAGCGACTGGAGGCAGAGGAGGCTCTGAAGCAGGCGGAACTGCAGAAGGAGCGGGAGGAGGCCGAGGCCAAGGCCCTAGAGGAGGCCGAGAGGGTCCGCCAGGAGCGCGACCGCATCATGCAGCAGAACCAACAAGAGCGGATGGAAAGGAAGAAG AGAATTGAAGAAATAATGAAGAGGACTAGGAAAGGGGATGGAAATGACTTTAAG AGGGATGACGACAAGGATCAGGATGACAATGAAGATGGAATGGACCCCTTTGATGCAAAGA GTGAAAGCCAAATGGGCGACCTTGCCATGGAGATGCACGGCTGTGGCGATGGAGTGCCACAAAGAGAAGAACCCGTGGGTTGCCTGAACGGAAGAGGGGAAGCGGACGACAAGGAGAACAACAACGCCCCGGACGAGACTCAGGCAGTCAG TCTAGTTCAAAAGAGCCGGCTGGCGGAAGGCTCGGAGTTCCTGAACGAgcaggactcggccaaagtgGAGCTGGTGCCGGGCCTGGGCGGGAAGTCCAACCAGTGGAGCTTCGAGGAGCTCATGGACCGTAACGCCAAGACTCACGCCCTCATCGGGGCTGAAGATTGTAGCCCGGTCCTGATTAACTGCGATGGGACGGACGGGACCAAAGGAAGCCCCGTGAACTCGCTGCATTCCTCCAGTCAAGCCATAGAGGCTCTTTCAG TGGGAGGAGGCCAAGGTGAAATGTAA